A stretch of DNA from Pasteurellaceae bacterium RH1A:
TCAAAGGCTGCATGGGCGACAGGGTTTTTGGAGGCATAGGCCTCGGCTCGGCCAATAACGATGCAGTTGGTCACAATGAGCGGGATAAAAATCCCCAGCGATTGATAAACCGGGTAAGCAAAAGCGTTCATCAGGAGCTGGATGGCCGTCACCGCCGTGGCGATAATCATCACATAAATGGGGATGCGGATGTCGTGCGGGATGATCTTGCGAAAGAGCGAGACCACGGTGTTGGTGGCTGTCAGCACCACCAAGGTGGCCAGGCCCAGGCCCAGGGCGTTGGTCACGCTGTTGGACACGGCCAAAAGCGGGCAAAGGCCCAGTAATTGCACCAAGGCACCGTTGTTCTTCCATAGACCATCAAAAAAGAGGCCTTTC
This window harbors:
- a CDS encoding electron transport complex subunit RsxE: MSETNQIPITQIESTPPQPSVWKGLFFDGLWKNNGALVQLLGLCPLLAVSNSVTNALGLGLATLVVLTATNTVVSLFRKIIPHDIRIPIYVMIIATAVTAIQLLMNAFAYPVYQSLGIFIPLIVTNCIVIGRAEAYASKNPVAHAAFDGFAMGLGMTFSLVLLGSIRELMGNGTLFDGLDLLLGDWAKALRIDVLHLDSGLLLAILPPGAFIGLGIILALKNLIDKKK